The following are from one region of the Salvia hispanica cultivar TCC Black 2014 chromosome 1, UniMelb_Shisp_WGS_1.0, whole genome shotgun sequence genome:
- the LOC125200819 gene encoding sucrose nonfermenting 4-like protein, with the protein MDYSRESAMVLIPTRFVWRYGGRIVYISGSFTGWTQWPMTPVEGCPTVFQTICNLPPGCHQYKFVVDGEWRHDEHQPSVNSNIGTVNTILLSTEADYLTPMLSPQAPPSGHGSSMDVDSEGFQRVVRLSDSTPPEPFPTMSEADIDVSRHRIAVFLSAHKAYELLPESGKVIALDVELPVKQAFHILHEQGISMAPLWDFSKGKFVGVLSAMDFILIMKELGRHGSNLTEEELETHTISAWKEAKIYLNNQINGQGAIVPRQLVQAGPDDSLNEVALKILQSGVATVPIIHSPSADSPNKNLLHLASLSGILKCICRFFRHSPGSLPVLQLPICSIPLGTWVPKIGEPNRRPLAMLRPSATLGAALNFLIQAQVSSIPIVDDNDSLLDVYSRSDITSLARDKIYTHINLEETTIHQALQYRDDPFSVYGSNIQRCFMCLRTDPLHKVLERLSQPGVRRLVVVEAGSKHVEGIVSLGDAFRFLMGH; encoded by the exons atggATTATTCCCGCGAAAGTGCAATGGTGTTGATTCCGACGCGGTTTGTGTGGCGTTATGGTGGGAGAATTGTGTATATTAGTGGCTCTTTTACCGG GTGGACACAATGGCCAATGACCCCGGTTGAGGGGTGTCCTACAGTGTTTCAAACGATTTGCAATCTTCCACCCGGTTGTCACCAG TACAAATTTGTGGTTGATGGTGAATGGAGACATGATGAGCACCAGCCTTCTGTCAATAGTAACATTGGAACAGTGAACACTATCCTCTTATCTACAGAAGCTGATTACCTTACTCCAATGCTGAGCCCACAAGCGCCTCCTTCTGGTCATGGTTCAAGCATGGATGTTGATAGTGAGGGCTTCCAACGCGTG GTTCGGCTGTCAGATAGTACACCTCCCGAGCCCTTCCCTACAATGTCAGAGGCTGACATAGATGTTTCTCGTCATCGTATAGCTGTATTCTTGTCAGCTCACAAGGCATATGAGTTGCTCCCTGAATCTGGGAAG GTTATTGCTTTGGATGTTGAACTCCCTGTAAAGCAAGCATTTCATATATTGCATGAACAG GGGATCTCTATGGCACCCTTGTGGGACTTTTCAAAGGGGAAGTTTGTTGGAGTTCTTAGTGCAATGGATTTTATCTTGATTATGAAAGAG CTTGGTAGGCATGGGTCAAATTTGACTGAGGAAGAGCTCGAAACGCATACCATATCTGCTTGGAAAGAAGCAAAGATTTATCtgaataatcaaattaatggcCAAGGAGCAATAGTTCCAAGACAACTTGTACAA GCTGGGCCTGATGACTCCTTAAACGAAGTTGCTCTGAAGATTTTGCAAAGTGGTGTAGCAACAGTTCCCATTATTCATTCTCCTTCAGCAGATTCCCCGAACAAAAATCTATTACACCTTGCTTCACTTTCCGGGATACTAAAAT GTATATGCCGGTTTTTCAGGCATTCGCCTGGTTCATTGCCAGTACTTCAATTGCCAATTTGTTCAATTCCTTTGGGAACTTGGGTTCCTAAGATTGGAGAGCCAAATCGCAGGCCATTAGCAATGTTGAGACCCAGTGCCACTCTTGGTGCAgcattaaatttcttaattcaAG CACAAGTTAGTTCAATCCCAATCGTTGATGATAATGACTCTTTATTGGATGTATATTCTCGAAG TGACATAACTAGTTTGGCCAGAGACAAAATCTACACACACATTAATCTCGAAGAAACTACTATTCATCAG GCGTTGCAGTACAGAGATGACCCATTTTCAGTATACGGCTCCAACATTCAAAGATGTTTTATGTGTTTACGTACAGATCCTCTCCATAAAGTCTTGGAGAGGTTATCCCAGCCAG GAGTGAGGCGTCTGGTTGTGGTTGAAGCTGGAAGCAAGCATGTTGAAGGTATTGTTTCGTTGGGCGACGCATTCAGATTTCTCATGGGCCATTAA
- the LOC125186590 gene encoding uncharacterized protein LOC125186590: protein MLSNIPNLTAGVQASRVRKRYCERQREIGAERLINDYFGPNPTYGPEVFRRRFRMHKSVFLRIVEAVTANDEYFQERRDATGRQSLSSLQKCTGAMRVLAYGTSSDVVDEYLRMSSTATRDSLMHFVDGVISCFGATYLRRPNEQDMAKLLYVADQRGFPGMIGSIDCMHWQWKNCPNAWAGQYTGRSGKPTIILEAVASYDLWIWHAFFGTPGSCNDINVLHRSPVFDDVLEGRAPYVNYVVNGHQYNRAYYLTDGIYPAWATFVKSITSPQTQKHKLFAQHQESIRKDVERAFGVLQARFAFLRRPCLVWDKILMGKIMMACIIMHNMIVEDERDTYQNYYDATEFIENTHTRVHEENVEAFCYSTQRIGSLSSYMTNRAQLRNREAHIALREDLIEHIWNKFGTNN, encoded by the coding sequence ATGTTATCTAACATTCCCAATCTAACTGCAGGGGTCCAAGCTTCTAGAGTAAGAAAAAGGTATTGTGAAAGGCAACGCGAGATTGGTGCTGAGCGTTTGATCAATGACTATTTTGGTCCCAACCCGACGTACGGACCAGAGGTGTTCCGACGCCGATTTCGCATGCACAAATCCGTATTCCTTCGGATAGTAGAAGCTGTGACTGCTAACGATGAGTATTTTCAGGAGAGACGCGATGCTACTGGGAGACAAAGTTTGTCCTCTTTACAGAAGTGTACAGGAGCTATGCGGGTGTTGGCGTATGGGACATCATCCGATGTCGTCGATGAATATTTGCGGATGAGTTCAACGGCGACAAGAGATTCTCTAATGCATTTTGTTGATGGTGTTATTTCATGTTTTGGTGCCACATATCTTAGAAGACCTAATGAACAAGATATGGCCAAACTTCTATATGTAGCAGATCAACGTGGTTTCCCAGGCATGATAGGGAGTATAgactgcatgcattggcaGTGGAAAAATTGTCCTAACGCATGGGCTGGACAATATACAGGGAGAAGTGGAAAACCAACGATCATTTTGGAAGCTGTGGCATCATACGACTTATGGATATGGCATGCATTCTTTGGGACTCCAGGTTCGTGCAATGATATTAATGTACTCCATCGGTCTCCTGTTTTTGATGATGTCTTAGAAGGTCGAGCACCATATGttaattatgtagtgaatGGTCATCAATATAATAGGGCATACTATCTTACTGATGGCATATATCCTGCATGGGCTACATTTGTCAAATCAATCACTTCCCCACAAACTCAAAAGCATAAGTTGTTTGCTCAACACCAAGAGTCCATTAGAAAAGATGTTGAGCGAGCATTTGGAGTCCTACAAGCACGTTTCGCATTTTTGCGACGGCCGTGTCTTGTATGGgataagattttgatgggaAAAATTATGATGGCTTGtatcatcatgcataatatGATAGTAGAAGATGAACGTGatacatatcaaaattattatgatGCCACTGAGTTTATTGAAAATACGCATACAAGAGTACATGAAGAAAATGTTGAAGCCTTTTGCTATTCCACTCAACGGATCGGGAGCTTGTCATCATATATGACTAATCGAGCTCAACTCCGCAATAGAGAAGCTCATATTGCTCTTCGAGAAGATTTGATTGAGCACATTTGGAATAAATTTGGcacaaacaattaa
- the LOC125200699 gene encoding omega-hydroxypalmitate O-feruloyl transferase-like, which produces MSNNIISLIDEDVVKQEAISVFSPNNPTPTETIFLSNIDQAVTFPVETVFFYEAPPCSSTAGVAEMVRKAVENVLLIPYYFMAGRLSFNDESKRLELICNNTGVLFVSAESRFSLEDLGNLSHPNPTFHRFVHRPGLYKSLPETAIFTVQVTKFACGGFALGFVTNHAILDGKSASQMFQDLGSICRGDAEEIKKKSINNERSCIKSRTPPQIDFPHKEYIQLGKTSSLASSFTSQARNSPSPLIFSDKYTHRVLRFTSEMLKLLKDKAEIKCSTFEAIVAHIWRARTMAYFNDEDRDRESMVLFAVDVRERVSPPLPGSFAGNAVITAFASARVGDLVGRPAWFGVEMVRRGRERVTPEYIRSVIDWLEVYKGIPATGGGGFYVSAWWKLPFGEVDIGFGRPKHAGPIVSGNDEFVVLLGQGQDGQGINVWIGLDKDKMDTFLSCVYQI; this is translated from the exons ATGTCTAACAACATCATCTCTTTGATAGACGAAGATGTAGTGAAACAAGAGGCAATTTCAGTCTTCTCACCAAACAATCCCACCCCAACTGAGACGATCTTCCTATCGAATATCGATCAGGCAGTAACTTTTCCAGTGGAAACTGTCTTCTTCTATGAAGCTCCGCCATGTTCATCCACTGCTGGAGTTGCTGAAATGGTGAGAAAAGCTGTGGAGAATGTGTTGCTCATCCCATACTATTTCATGGCCGGGAGGCTGAGCTTCAACGACGAGAGCAAGAGGCTAGAACTCATCTGCAACAACACGGGAGTCTTGTTTGTGAGCGCAGAATCAAGATTCTCTCTCGAGGATCTTGGCAACCTCTCTCATCCCAACCCAACCTTCCATCGCTTCGTTCATCGACCCGGCCTTTATAAAAGCTTACCGGAAACTGCAATTTTCACTGTTCAG GTGACAAAATTTGCATGTGGTGGGTTCGCACTAGGGTTTGTAACAAACCATGCAATTCTGGATGGGAAATCAGCGAGCCAAATGTTCCAAGATCTTGGCTCAATCTGCAGAGGAGATgcagaagaaataaaaaagaaatcaatcaacAACGAGCGCAGTTGCATCAAATCAAGAACACCACCCCAAATCGATTTCCCACACAAGGAATACATCCAGCTCGGCAAAACATCATCTCTAGCTTCATCTTTCACCTCCCAAGCGCGGAATTCTCCATCTCCATTAATCTTCTCTGACAAGTACACCCACAGAGTGCTGCGCTTCACCTCGGAGATGCTCAAGCTGCTCAAGGACAAGGCCGAGATCAAGTGCTCGACGTTCGAGGCCATCGTGGCCCACATATGGCGGGCGAGGACCATGGCTTACTTCAATGATGAGGACCGGGATCGGGAATCGATGGTCCTCTTCGCAGTGGATGTGAGGGAGAGGGTGTCGCCGCCGCTGCCTGGGAGTTTCGCGGGGAACGCGGTGATCACGGCGTTTGCAAGCGCGAGGGTGGGGGATTTGGTGGGGAGGCCGGCGTGGTTCGGGGTGGAGATGGTGAGGAGAGGGAGGGAGAGGGTGACGCCGGAGTATATAAGGTCGGTGATCGACTGGCTGGAGGTGTATAAAGGGATTCCGGCGACGGGGGGCGGCGGGTTCTATGTGTCGGCATGGTGGAAGCTGCCGTTTGGGGAGGTGGATATAGGGTTTGGGAGGCCGAAGCATGCGGGGCCGATTGTGAGTGGGAATGATGAGTTTGTGGTGCTGTTGGGACAAGGACAAGATGGTCAAGGGATTAATGTGTGGATTGGGTTGGACAAGGACAAGATGGACACCTTTCTCTCATGTGTCTATCAGATTTAG